The DNA sequence AGAAGCAGCATCTGAGTCGCGGTCAGAGTCGTCAAAGTCGATCAGGTTGACAGGTTCCTCGACAGCGGCGGCAGGAGTAGCAACATGGCCCTCCTGTTCGTCCTCGAACTCGACCTTCTCCATCTCAACTTCCATCTTGTCAGAATCTCCATATCCATCATCCTCGTTGTCGGTAACTTCGCCCTCGTCCTTCTCCTGATTTCCACTCTTCAGCGCATCGTCACTCTTTTTAACAACCGCAGCCCACTCTTCCCTCGCCGCCTTCACACCAACTTCCTCGACAAGGCTAAACGCCCCATTGTGCAGCGCACGCTTGGCGGTGTTGAAGTTGACGAACAGGCGGAAGCGGCAGGGTTCTACGGTAGGCCAGTACGTGTAACTGAAGTAGTTGTTGTGCGAGATGTTGGCGACGTGGTCGCGGGCGTCGTTGAGAGAGGTGAAGTAGAGGGGCCAGGTGGGGATGAGGGGTGTTAGACGGGCGACGTCTGCTGTAATGACGTCTGTGATCTTGGGTTAGCAGGATCGTTCTATTTGTGATGAGGGAAGGGGGTAGGGGAAACAAACCTCGTAGTGTCGCATATGaaccagcagcagcaggaTGGCCACCAGCTTGCACCATAGTAGTAATACCACCACCGGGTTTCAGCATAGCAGGAGCGATACCCACAGCTTTTGCCATAGGAGCAGCGCCACCAACAGCTCTGAAAATACCACCAGCTTTGACCATGGCAGCAGCAGGACTACCAGCAGGCTTTACCATAGCAGCAGGAGGAAAAGCAGCAGCTTTGAAAGCACCACCAGCGACCACCCTAGTCACAGGCAGACGCTTCTGAATCCCCCTCTCAGCACCCTTCGCAACAAAACGAGGCTTGCACACCCAGCCCTTGGGCGGCCGCTCCTTGGTCAAGAAGAAGCCGGCTTCAAAAGCATGGCGCGCAGTGTTGAAATCCACAAAACCCATGTACTTTGCCTTTTCGACGCCCGGGAAATCCGTGTATGCAAAGTTCTTGGCAGCACAGGCGCGAGACACAAAGTGCTTTGCGAGCTGGGCGTCCAGGAAGATGCGCGGCCAGTCGGAGGGCTTGATGATGTTGAGGATGCGGTGGATGTCGGCTTCGATGGAGGCTGTTAGGTGGGTTAGTGGATGGGGTTCCAAGTGAAGACGATGATATGGGGAGGAATAGGCATGGGGGAACATACCTCGAAGCGCGTTCCTGTCTTCCATTGCTTTCTTCAGGTAGAACTCGCCTTGTTCGAATGCCTTGGCTGCGACGATGAAGTGCACCTTGTCCTTGATGTACTCCTTCTGTTGGAATGACAAGGTGAGGACGTTGGAGTACTTGAAGTCCTTCTTCTTGCAAATGCTCTCGACATAGGCCTTGGCTGCTTCAATGTCGTCGAAGTGCTTGGGGTAGGGGTAGGGGAGGGGCTCTGCTCTAGCGACCGCATCGGAAACGATTACTGTCATGTGTTAGTGGGGTGGTTTGTGGAAATGGACATGGGCAAGTTACCTTTCAACTGGGGTTGTATCGCCATGATGGAGGTTATAGCTTTGGATGCCGATGAAGTGTGATTTGATGAGTTTGGGTTGCAAAGAAGAGAATGTTTTTCGATGTGAGGGAAGAATAAGTATGGACTGGAGAAGACTTGATAACTTCATATATTGAGCCGTTACAATAACAGTGTCGAGGCCAGCTGGGGCATCCACCCGCCCAGAGCAAACGCTGCGAGATCGGTACAAACGCAGCGTACATCGCTCAGCAAGAGTCATCGAGATCGACCGGCAAACGCAGACCTCAGGCATCGATGGACTAGTGAGCGCTTGAAAATCCAAGAACCCGCTTTTTGTATTGTACATTCTGATGATTAACGGTATGCTCGCTGCGTATGATGCGCAGAACATGCCAGGAGCTTCTATCTCCATGGGATCTCACATGTCTTTTTGCTACTCCTCGTCGCTCTCATCGTCTTTCCTGTACATGAAATACTGGACAAAGACGCCTGCATCCAATAGGAGAGTGCCGAAGCTGCCCA is a window from the Pyrenophora tritici-repentis strain M4 chromosome 7, whole genome shotgun sequence genome containing:
- a CDS encoding RNA-capsid multi-domain protein — translated: MAIQPQLKVIVSDAVARAEPLPYPYPKHFDDIEAAKAYVESICKKKDFKYSNVLTLSFQQKEYIKDKVHFIVAAKAFEQGEFYLKKAMEDRNALRASIEADIHRILNIIKPSDWPRIFLDAQLAKHFVSRACKVHGFCGFQHCAPCF